One Etheostoma spectabile isolate EspeVRDwgs_2016 chromosome 12, UIUC_Espe_1.0, whole genome shotgun sequence genomic window carries:
- the selenof gene encoding selenoprotein F, giving the protein MSGEVYLLWLLSLLQTLSAYGADLSSEACRELGFSSNLLCSSCDLLGEFSLNKLQPDCGQCCQQEAQMEARKLYAGAILEVCGUKLGRFPQVQAFVRSDKPKMFKGLQIKYVRGSDPVLKLLDDNGNIAEELSILKWNTDSVEEFLSEKLDRI; this is encoded by the exons ATGTCGGGAGAGGTGTATCTCCTGTGGCTTCTCTCGCTTTTGCAAACG CTGTCGGCGTATGGTGCCGATCTGTCGTCGGAGGCATGCAGGGAGCTGGGCTTCTCCAGCAACCTGCTGTGCAGCTCCTGCGACCTGCTCGGGGAGTTCAGCCTCAACAAGCTCCAGCCTGACTGCGGGCAGTGCTGCCAGCAGGAGGCCCAGATGGAAGCGCGCAAG CTCTACGCCGGGGCCATCCTTGAGGTGTGTGGATGAAAACTGGGGAGGTTCCCTCAAGTCCAAG CTTTTGTCAGGAGTGACAAGCCGAAGATGTTCAAGGGTCTTCAGATCAAG TACGTGAGAGGCTCAGATCCTGTACTAAAGCTTTTGGACGATAACGGGAACATCGCTGAAGAACTCAGCATCCTCAAGTGGAACACAGACAGCGTGGAGGAGTTCCTGAGTGAAAAATTAGACCGAATATAg
- the cldn18 gene encoding claudin-18 produces the protein MAPSVLQNGGFVLGLMGAAALIAATAMNNWSVKDRQGDVVTSVYTYKGLWQDCETASSGFTECRPLYGLLGFSGSFQAVRALMIVGVVLGVLGAVISVFSLTCLTMNSMADTTKAKMSLTAGIMFIIGGVCGIAGASIYANQIVASFRMSSMQGGLGGGNMQGGFGGGMGGGLPTYTFGPALFVAWIGGGVLVVGGILKSLAFKEMVKDDKSHYPGVAYRPQPRTKSDLGDHHSEGGTKEKNYV, from the exons ATGGCGCCTTCAGTTCTGCAGAACGGCGGATTTGTTTTGGGCCTGATGGGTGCGGCAGCCCTCATCGCAGCTACTGCCATGAACAACTGGAGTGTGAAGGACAGGCAGGGGGACGTGGTGACGTCTGTTTACACCTACAAGGGTCTGTGGCAGGACTGTGAGACCGCTTCCTCAGGATTCACCGAGTGTCGCCCGCTCTACGGCCTCCTGGGCTTCTCAG GATCTTTCCAGGCGGTGCGAGCCCTGATGATAGTGGGCGTGGTGCTGGGGGTCCTCGGAGCCGTGATATCCGTGTTCTCACTGACCTGCCTCACGATGAACAGCATGGCGGACACCACCAAGGCCAAGATGAGCCTCACCGCTGGCATCATGTTCATCATCGGCG GTGTGTGTGGCATTGCAGGAGCTTCCATCTATGCAAATCAGATTGTGGCCAGTTTCAGGATGTCCAGCATGCAAGGAGGGCTTGGTGGAGGAAACATGCAGGGAGGCTTTGGTGGAGGAATGGGAGGAGGATTACCCAC ATACACGTTTGGCCCTGCGCTGTTTGTAGCCTGGATAGGGGGGGGGGTCCTGGTCGTTGGCGGCATCCTCAAGTCACTGGCTTTCAAAGAAATGGTGAAAGATGACAAATCACA TTACCCGGGCGTTGCTTACAGACCTCAGCCCCGCACCAAAAGCGACCTCGGTGATCACCATTCAGAGGGAGGCACCAAAGAAAAGAATTACGTGTGA